The Prodigiosinella aquatilis region TAACGCACCGGACAGACGCTTTATCGACAACCTGCTGCGTCACCATCGTGAGCACCAGGAGCTGCCGTTATCCCGTCAGAGCGAGCAGCACACCGTGACCTCACCTGAGCATGAAAACCTGCGCGGCCCGGGCTACTACCACTAACTGACAACCAGAGGAACCGACTGTATGAGCGATAACCTGTTAAACAAACTGACCCAACTGAAGCTCCCGGCGATGGCCGGTGGGCTGATACGCCAGCGAGAAACGCCCCAGACTTACGAGGAGCTGTCGTTCGAGGAGCGGCTGACCCTGCTGGCCGATGATGAGTTGCTGAACAGAGAAAACGGTCGTGTTGCGCGGCTGAGAAAAAGCGCCAACCTGAAGTACCAGGCAGCCCCGGAGGGGCTGCATTACCCGGTCTCACGGGGTCTGCGGGCCGAGCAGATGCGGGAACTGCTGAACGGTCACTACATCACCCACAAGAAAAGCCTGTTGATCACCGGTCCGACGGGGTGTGGAAAAAGTTGGATAGCCAATGCGCTGGGTGAGCAGGCATGCCGACAGAAACACAGCGTGCAGTACTGGCGTACGGGACGGCTACTGGAGATGCTGGCGCAGGGTCGCGTTGACGGCAGCTGGCTGAAGCACCTGAAACAGCTGCAAAAAACGCAGGTGCTCATCCTGGACGATCTGGGTCTGGAGCCACTGAGCAACGCGCAATGTAACGACCTGTTGGAGATAATCGAAGACCGCTACGGACAAAGCAGTACCATCGTGGTGAGCCAGTTCCCAGTAGACAAGTGGCACGGTCTGATGGAGAACCCGACAACGGCAGATGCGATCCTGGACAGGCTGGTGCATAACGCGCACAGACTGGCACTCCAGGGTGAGTCAATGAGGAAAAATAAACCGGGAGTGGAAAGCGACGAAAAAACAGGTTAAAAAGCAGTAGGAAAAGTTAAGTTCCCGGCTGATCGAATGGATGAGAATCGCTGATCGAACTTCGATGCCAATCCGTGATCGAATAGAGCGGAATACGCAATCCTGCTTCAAGCGGGGTGCCAGGAACTGTAAAATAACGGTGGAGGGGAACGGAATTCATAAATAAAAGTATGGCAGAATCGTACATATTTACCGGTGATTGTTAGTTATGGTGGCGATGGTCAAAGAAACTGGCATACCTCTCATGGCCAGCGTTGCTCGCATGGTGGAAAAGCGCCTTTACAGCATCCTGACAGCA contains the following coding sequences:
- the istB gene encoding IS21-like element helper ATPase IstB — protein: MSDNLLNKLTQLKLPAMAGGLIRQRETPQTYEELSFEERLTLLADDELLNRENGRVARLRKSANLKYQAAPEGLHYPVSRGLRAEQMRELLNGHYITHKKSLLITGPTGCGKSWIANALGEQACRQKHSVQYWRTGRLLEMLAQGRVDGSWLKHLKQLQKTQVLILDDLGLEPLSNAQCNDLLEIIEDRYGQSSTIVVSQFPVDKWHGLMENPTTADAILDRLVHNAHRLALQGESMRKNKPGVESDEKTG